In Plasmodium falciparum 3D7 genome assembly, chromosome: 8, the following proteins share a genomic window:
- a CDS encoding phosphatase, putative — translation MDNFLKPLYNVKIRKNVCIKYLRFLYYLKKIKFRKEWNRYYSCVFQMSDGYMSINELVYKKLGTSINIKKINNNNNDNNNNNNSNNNNNDNNSEILFNCFINFLLRKSLKIASFDFDGTLINKHFSNNHKNNIIFDKERIPILNSLKKKKYEIVVFSNQTCVSSCVQNYEHLCSHKLPNFFLKIKNFQNSLNYFYKHFIITTQGEHDKKGKNIINNDNINNNDNINNNDNIINNDNINNNDNINNNDNIINNDNINNNDNINNNDNINNNDNINNNDNINNNDNIISNNNIISNNNNINYYYKIMCNNMEDIIVNKTKNNTYDKINQRKTCFNIALYYCFLKLLNKKLQNSYNNTYLINKYNIIHMIPSKFLLITKKRRNDLFYKKLKNRIVKLKNKNMYKLFCLYYNKNNKKYIHYNNYLKKYNILKYLQFEKKIFFYSYKKKQKSYILNYINYFFSFGKYGIEDIDIFTKPSEGQFCLYICLEFIKYLIILNLYFNKYLELLKKKKRLIMDNESLYILLTLNKDIFSLDKVSELIHMVLYKKYNKNKQDTCSDNINEHTFNVNKLCLQIFDIYINSLLQKKKMNLRLMNSLKLQESKHLLFFINFFLNDQEQNSWNNNFSNSEMEKLIYEQKKKKIRKIKNEQDGDEEEEKEEDIFLKLLNNSDHFVTYIIINLMYKNKIIKNVAKKISQVFINNQESFYVGDNIGRPFDKSDIDKKYANNIGVRIFGDDYFRNYYE, via the exons ATGGATAATTTTTTGAAACCCTTATATAATGtgaaaattagaaaaaatgtatgcataaaatatttacgatttttatattatttaaagaaaataaaatttagaAAAGAATGGAATAGATACTATAGTTGTGTTTTTCAAATGTCTGATGGTTATATGAGTATAAATGAGCtagtttataaaaaattgggtacatctataaatataaaaaaaataaataataataataatgataataataataataataatagtaataataataataatgataataatagtgagatactttttaattgttttataaattttcttttaagaAAATCTTTAAAAATTGCCTCGTTCGATTTTGATGGTAccttaataaataaacatttttCTAATAAccataagaataatataatatttgataaAGAAAGAATACCCATATtaaattctttaaaaaaaaagaaatatgaaaTTGTTGTTTTTTCTAATCAGACATGTGTATCTTCATGTGTCCaaaattatgaacatttGTGTTCTCATAAGTTacccaatttttttttaaaaattaaaaacttTCAAAATTCTctcaattatttttataagcaCTTTATTATAACTACACAGGGTGAGCACgataaaaagggaaaaaatataattaataatgataatattaataataatgataatattaataataatgataatattattaataatgataatattaataataatgataatattaataataatgataatattattaataatgataatattaataataatgataatattaataataatgataatattaataataatgataatattaataataatgataatattaataataatgataatattattagtaataataatattattagtaataataataatattaattattattataaaataatgtgTAACAACATGGAAGATATAATAGTTAACAAAAccaaaaataatacatacgACAAAATCAATCAAAGGAAAACATGTTTTAATATAgcattatattattgtttcttaaaattattaaataagaaATTACAAAATAGTTATAATAACACATATTtgattaataaatataatattatacatatgataCCCTCCAAATTTTtgttaataacaaaaaagaggaggaatgatttattttataaaaaactCAAGAATAGAattgtaaaattaaaaaacaagaatatgtataaactattttgtttatattataataaaaataataagaaatatatccATTACAATAATTACTTGAAGAAATACAacattttgaaatatttacaatttgaaaaaaaaatatttttttactcatataaaaaaaaacagaaatcatatattttaaattacattaattattttttttcatttggtAAATATGGCATAGAAGATATAGACATATTTACTAAACCTAGTGAGGGTCAATTTTGtttgtatatttgtttagaatttataaaatatttaattatattaaatttatattttaataaatatttggaATTgttgaaaaagaagaaaagacTTATTATGGATAATGAAAGCTTGTATATACTTTTAACTCTGAATAAAGATATTTTTTCCTTAGATAAAGTTAGTGAATTAATCCATATGgtcttatataaaaaatataataaaaataaacaagaCACGTGtagtgataatataaatgagcATACGTTTAATGTGAATAAATTATGTTTACAAATTTTTGATATCTATATCAATtcattattacaaaaaaaaaaaatgaatctaAGATTAATGAATTCGTTAAAATTACAAGAATCAAAACAccttttattctttattaatttctttttaaatgatCAAGAGCAAAACAGTTGGAACAATAATTTTTCCAACTCAGAAAtggaaaaattaatatatgaacaaaaaaaaaagaaaattagaaaaattaaaaatgaacaagatggtgatgaagaagaagaaaaagaagaagatatatttttaaaattattaaataattcgGATCACTTTGTtacatatatcataataaatttaatgtataaaaataaaattataaaaaatgtcgCTAAAAAAATTTCGCaagtatttattaataatcaaGAGAGTTTTTATGTGGGGGATAATATTGGTCGGCCCTTTGACAAATCTGACATTGATAAGAAG TATGCAAATAATATTGGAGTAAGAATTTTTGGTGATGATTATTTTagaaattattatgaataa
- a CDS encoding histidine triad nucleotide-binding protein 1 codes for MGFKIVFIYLIFVCLMKIIPGFFTNKLTNSFYSTFVKLSYKNKFMTGILTRRLAKMADEEERALEAAGKDENGDSIFGKIARGEVPVDAVYEDDKVIAFNDIYPQAPVHIIVIPKRRDGLTRLSKAEEKHKEILGHLMWAVAEIVRKNNLGDFRLVVNNGPEACQSIYYLHLHILAKRQMKWPPG; via the exons ATGGGTTTTAAAATagtctttatatatttaa TTTTTGTTTgcttaatgaaaataataccGGGATTCtttacaaataaattaacaAATTCATTTTATAGTACATTTGTTAAACTATCCTACAAGAATAAATTTATGAc tgGAATATTAACAAGACGATTGGCAAAGATGGCGGATGAAGAAGAAAGAGCATTAGAAGCTGCAGGAAAAGATGAAAATGGAGATTCAATTTTTG gaAAAATTGCAAGAGGTGAAGTACCCGTTGACGCTGTATATGAAGATGATAAA GTCATCGcatttaatgatatataccCACAAGCACCAGTACATATTATAGTCATACCAAAAAGGAGAGATGGTCTTACTAGACTAAGCAAGGCAGAAGAAAAACATAAAGAAATTTTAGGACATTTAATGTGGGCT gtTGCTGAAATTGTAAGAAAAAACAACCTAGGAGATTTCCGATTGGTAGTTAACAATGGACCTGAGGCATGTCAATCCATATACTATttacatttacatatattagcCAAGAGACAAATGAAATGGCCCCCTGGTTAA
- a CDS encoding rhoptry neck protein 5, whose product MLKYTLLIYIIAGYFISEISNKLFDTLLPRNVFKKPKPFKKNEIKKGIDKDEKSIMKNVDSIDVMFEPRVKRFVPSRTRKTHVVGGLSQSIPDPGDVEKSKYEKAVRFFENIKNEMINMSSKINKQLDSQDISSLNNFKRASEVLKESLATMHSLDIIRNDGSVDFSKYTLDWYSKANMREKYSIEKSIQKIMNKLFKKARKKKKNMKKKKIDANIEQLEMDLLVQKFITENLNASKLLKLYDDSANDYVSPMHTDVCGQLGSIIFSYMFEKAYKSSINHDISYFQKYLPRLKYRIQNMIQKGTLLLLEKGLDDSLYTFKSKISDIMEKKFGFNDMCTDKCMDETIKADYDLSEYKNEFSPSKTAQRRADLVKLLMYYYRDKIYNIETSADVVLIMLLYLNSANELSEKGYLDVSSISTDDEFNLINKTIDRSHKFNKKIKIKKKTFFKIAPFNFFREETQEKTGNESIFAIDDIIKTSLLAKKSQNYNSLYETTKDLWNQIQNMYSASYGFVQSKKIKTNKFVGSKIRNVGFLLRWFNYNKTPSKNINFLVNNFSPLVSISLQLVFFITTMIEQYESSFLGNFSSALKKIFTLGKSGRNPRNYNDLVNFSEVDYLLRTSKANNVQRIIMQIIRMLKKKFLSSSYTPTLLAQYMSIFLSLWVFEGENNISLQNPNISRFKKIFFLTYFVHEKGPVEKAVDIIYNKCRMKTDKIVLGCIHDYGGREKKKLLGLISRKCKPTKISIRKRSIRKILNKLMSSLNDPVDILRIAVDTATRCDHFNRSKNIDNVKTKKNKINYEIFVKSELSIRYICADVTKNVVKKIIRDVSRLKNMREAQNVIDNGLNSVQYLKIRNYRDKESSFTILCPFMEGNDKNIRELERTQISLFIHKNIGMSRIIKGKLINIFKKTLNMREGIKSDSAISIKVGARKYNGIIFTGGYQLNVDNLDQNTLHIGLSKTRKVYDGRKYVDELEILKGDGVKNIYMKGLNEDNERIYELQNNMRVSEFDYAIQNPEANIIVFDGNNYISSYALRNMGLEHERIVWAGPSVGWTAEFALSAISDNPLPIFDGSAWVLLEKLSIRSILGKHLPSDVNGNSLANTVNFVILNKDGKPILKNTTPVINLKYATFTLSGIVNFVIKAEKGIGNEIIVHTRIP is encoded by the exons atgttgaAATACACTTTgctcatatatatcattgcGGGTTATTTCATATCAGAAATATCAA ACAAACTTTTCGATACACTTCTTCCACGAAATGTCTTTAAAAAACCCAAACCatttaagaaaaatgaaataaaaaagg GTATTGATAAGGATGAAAAATctattatgaaaaatgtaGACTCGATAGATGTTATGTTCGAACCAAGGGTTAAAAGGTTCGTCCCTTCTAGGACAAGAAAAACTCATGTTGTAG GTGGTCTTAGTCAAAGTATACCTGACCCAGGag atGTGGAAAAGAGCAAATATGAAAAAG CCGTACGATTCTttgagaatataaaaaacgaaatgataaatatgtcatctaaaattaataaacagCTAGATAGTCAAGATATAAGTTCCTTGAATAATTTTAAGAGAGCATCTGAAGTACTAAAAGAAAGTCTAGCAACAATGCATTCATTGGATATTATTAGAAATGATGGCAGTGTAGATTTCTCaa aaTATACATTGGACTGGTATTCCAAAGCTAACATGAGAGAAAAATATTCTATCGAGAAaa gtatacaaaaaattatgaataaactttttaaaaaggcacgtaaaaagaaaaaaaatatgaagaagaaaaagatag ATGCCAATATTGAACAACTTGAAATGGATTTATTAGTACAGAAATTTATAACGGAAAATCTGAACG CAAGCAAATTATTAAAACTATACGATGACTCTGCCAATGATTACGTTTCCCCAATGCACACTGATGTATGTGGACAGCTAG GAAGTATAATTTTCAGTTATATGTTCGAGAAGGCATACAAATCATCGATAAATCACGACATAtcatattttcaaaaatacTTACCTCGTCTGAAATATAGAATTCAAAATATGATTCAAAAgg gAACACTATTATTACTAGAAAAGGGTCTTGATGAttctttatatacatttaaatcCAAAATTTCAGATATAATggaaaaaa AATTTGGATTTAATGATATGTGTACGGATAAATGCATGGATGAGACTATTAAAGCAGACTATGATTTATCTGagtataaaaatgaatttagTCCATCAAAAACGGCACAAAGAAGAGCAGATT TGGTCAAGTTATTAATGTATTACTACagagataaaatatataatatcgaAACTAGTGCTGATGTCGTTTtaattatgttattatatttaaattcgGCAAATGAACTTTCGGAAAAGGGTTATCTTGATGTTAGTTCTATATCAACAGATGATGAAttcaatttaataaataaaacaattgaCAGGAGTCATAAG tttaataaaaagattaaaataaagaagaaaacgTTCTTTAAAATAGctccttttaattttttccgAGAAGAAACACAAGAGAAAACAGGAAATGAATCCATCTTTGCTATTGAcgatattataaaaacttCTTTATTAGCTAAGAAATctcaaaattataattcgTTGTATGAAACAACAAAAGATTTATGGAATCAAATTCAAAATATGTATTCTGCATCATATGGTTTTGTACAATCcaaaaaaatcaaaacaaataaatttgTTGGATCTAAAATCAGAAATGTAGGATTCTTGCTTAGATggtttaattataataagacACCatctaaaaatattaatttcttAGTTAATAACTTTTCTCCTTTAGTTTCGATCAGTTTACAATTAG TGTTTTTCATAACGACCATGATAGAACAATACGAATCGAGCTTCCTAGGAAATTTCTCATCTGCCCTTAAGAAAATTTTTACCCTAGGAAAGAGTGGAAGGAATCCAAGAAATTATAACGACTTAGTTAATTTTTCTGAAGTAGACTATTTACTAAGAACATCTAAGGCAAATAATGTTCAAAGAATTATTATGCAAATTATTAGAATgttgaaaaagaaatttttatCTTCTTCATATACACCTACATTATTGGCCCAGTATATGTCTATCTTCCTTTCTTTATGGGTATTTGAaggagaaaataatatatccttACAAAACCCAAATATATCCAGATTTAAGAAAATCTTTTTCCTTACATACTTTGTTCACG agAAAGGACCTGTTGAAAAGGCTGtagatattatatacaacAAATGTCGAATGAAAACCGACAAAATTGTTCTTGGATGTATACATGATTATGGAGGtagagaaaagaaaaaactccTCGGACTAATAAGTAGAAAATGTAAACCTACAAAGATAAGTATAAGAAAACGAAGTATTCGTAAAATTCTAAACAAACTCATGAGCTCATTAAATGATCCAGTAGATATTTTAAGAATTGCCGTTGATACGGCGACAAGATGTGATCATTTTAATCGTagtaaaaatattgataatgtaaaaacaaaaaaaaataaaataaattatgaaatatttgTAAAGTCAGAGTTATCCATTAGATATATCTGTGCAGATGTTACAA aaaatgtcgttaaaaaaattatcagaGATGTATCTAGACTTAAAAATATGAGAGAAGCACAAAATGTCATAGACAACGGATTAAATAGTGTAcagtatttaaaaataagaaattacAGAGATAAGGAAAGTAGTTTCACAATTTTATGTCCATTCATGGAAGGAAACGACAAAAACATAAGAGAACTCGAGAGAACCCAGATATCTCTTTTTATTCACA aaaacATTGGAATGTCTAGAATAATCAAAGGAAAATTgatcaatatatttaaaaaaacacTTAATATGAGGGAAG GTATTAAATCAGATAGTGCCATATCTATAAAAGTTGGAG CACGTAAATATAATGGTATCATATTCACAGGAG gaTATCAATTGAACGTTGATAATTTGGATc AAAATACACTTCATATTGGATTATCAAAAACAA gAAAAGTATATGATGGAAGAAAATATGTAGATGAActagaaatattaaaaggagatg gtgttaaaaatatatatatgaagggactaaatgaagataatgaaa GAATTTATGAGCTTCAGAATAATATGAGGGTATCTGAATTTGACTACGCCATACAAAATCCCGaag CTAACATAATTGTTTTTGAtggaaataattatatatcatcTTACGCACTTCGCAATATGGGACTTGAACAtgaaa GAATTGTTTGGGCTGGTCCAAGTGTAGGATGGACAGCAGAATTTGCCTTAAGTGCCATCTCTGATAACCCac tACCAATATTCGATGGATCTGCTTGGGTATTACTTGAGAAATTAAGTATCAGAAGTATTTTAG GTAAACATTTACCAAGTGATGTTAATGGAAATTCATTGGCAAATACAGtcaattttgttattttaaaCAAAGATGGAAAACCAATATTGAAAAACACAACAc ctGTTATTAACTTAAAATATGCTACCTTTACATTATCTGGTATTGTAAATTTTGTCATAAAAGCAGAAAAGGGAATAGGAAATGAAATTATTGTACACACTAGAATACCTTAA